From a region of the Panicum virgatum strain AP13 chromosome 2K, P.virgatum_v5, whole genome shotgun sequence genome:
- the LOC120694667 gene encoding photosystem I assembly factor PSA3, chloroplastic: MGALPVAHGHLALTSPFLPRPRRGRPGPASHGPGRRRRHAAAVVAYMEPNPNSPAAIAGRLVGALPVVGLVARILSDEGGVGGDIIDFAEFRRRVSKKCTVMDSQAFYDFNERRGKPGDPFYVLLCCWLAAVGAGLLKTEEILEGVARLRISNDIEFEEETFIDMMRAAKEKRAKLKAPAPQIPMETRAEKALEAIYVCCFGQDMVEQEDEKLLRTILNAVFQSVGRPAIERMVASMAKQVASGERKRDGKTVSKEVQQRQLKDLEFLKQNKLDSS, from the exons ATGGGGGCACTACCCGTCGCCCACGGGCATCTCGCTCTCACCTCCCCCTtcctcccgcgcccgcgccgcggccggcccggccccgcGTCCCACGGccccgggcgccggcggcggcatgcggcggcggtggtggcgtacATGGAGCCGAACCCgaactcgccggcggccatCGCGGGGCGCCTCGTCGGCGCGCTCCCCGTGGTGGGCCTCGTGGCGCGCATCCTCAGCGAcgagggcggcgtcggcggcgacatCATCGACTTCGCCGAGTTCCGCCGCCGCGTCAGCAAGAAGTGCACCGTCATGGACTCCCAGGCCTTCTACGACTTCAACGAGCGCCGCGGCAAG CCGGGAGATCCCTTCTACGTCCTGCTGTGCTGCTGGCTggccgccgtcggcgccgggCTGCTCAAGACGGAGGAGATCTTGGAAGGCGTGGCGCGGCTCCGCATTTCCAACGACATCGAGTTTGAGGAGGAGACCTTCATCGATATGATGAGGGCGGCAAAGGAG AAACGAGCAAAGCTCAAGGCTCCAGCTCCGCAGATACCCATGGAGACGCGGGCGGAGAAGGCCCTGGAAGCCATCTACGTCTGCTGCTTCGGGCAGGACATGGTCGAGCAAGAGGACGAGAAGCTCCTCCGCACCATACTCAACGCGGTCTTCCAGTCCGTCGGGAGGCCTGCGATCGAGAGGATGGTGGCGTCCATGGCCAAGCAGGTGGCCTCCGGCGAGAGGAAGCGGGACGGGAAGACCGTGTCCAAGGAAGTTCAGCAGCGGCAGCTCAAGGACCTAGAGTTTCTGAAACAGAATAAGCTGGACTCGTCATGA
- the LOC120694668 gene encoding probable mediator of RNA polymerase II transcription subunit 26b, translated as MAPPSRDYWFGFFRGAGENIFDAIDVAITVAASEHPAALRERRDAIAERLFTALLVTGATGAPGAAGTPVAGAPTPAQLHHEGAASVPSLCSSDRAEAITDDGAPRCDDPVLAETERIKAILLNDQEKSEAELLELLRRLQELDLAFDTLDVTAIGKAVANHRKHSSKQIRNLVRSLIESWKHTVDVWIARRREAVVDHTPQSMGPSSLEQEERGVASTPMDEGDLFATPSTTIRLSEENQRSKFSDGMDDDGSVMNNTGGRDCGYPTNQEPARRPPPMGQRFDSDPYWRQEHSVMRQTKEQFVLEMLARPPNAESGPGRPQARPRQHQDASPAQGRTQSAPSEKPVAHQDANSVRAKLELAKNAKLEATKRKLQEGYQEFDNAKKQRTIQMVDPQNLPKQGNNRTFQPSGKPRNNSNINSNRNWSR; from the exons atggcgccgccgtccagggaCTACTGGTTCGGCTTCTTCCGCGGCGCGGGGGAAAACATCTTCGACGCCATCGACGTGGCCATCACCGTCGCCGCGTCCGAACACCCGGCCGCCCTCCGCGAGCGCCGCGACGCCATCGCCGAGCGCCTCTTCACCGCGCTCCTGGTGACCGGCGCCACGGGGGCGCCCGGGGCGGCGGGGACCCCCGTGGCGGGGGCGCCCACGCCGGCGCAGCTCCACCACGAGGGCGCCGCCAGCGTGCCCAGCCTCTGCAGCTCCGACCGCGCCGAGGCCATCACCGACGATGGCGCGCCGCGCTGCGACGATCCCGTCCTCGCTGAGACGGAGCGCATCAAGGCCATCCTCCTCAACGACCAAGAAAAG TCGGAGGCCGAGTTGCTGGAGCTGCTCCGGCGGCTGCAGGAGTTGGACCTAGCGTTCGACACCTTGGAT GTTACTGCGATTGGCAAGGCTGTGGCCAACCACCGTAAGCACAGCTCCAAGCAGATTCGGAACCTCGTCAGATCGCTCATTGA AAGTTGGAAGCATACAGTTGATGTGTGGATTGCTCGCCGCCGAGAGGCTGTTGTAG ATCACACACCTCAGTCCATGGGTCCTTCCAGCTTGGAGCAGGAGGAGCGAGGGGTGGCTTCTACCCCCATGGATGAAGGCGACCTCTTCGCAACGCCAAGCACTACCATTAGGCTGTCTGAG GAAAACCAACGTTCCAAGTTCTCTGATGGAATGGATGATGATGGGA GCGTCATGAACAATACCGGAGGTAGGGACTGTGGATATCCGACAAACCAAGAACCAGCTAGAAGGCCCCCTCCAATGGGCCAGCGGTTTGATTCAGACCCATATTGGAGGCAAGAACACTCTGTGATGCGGCAGACGAAGGAGCAATTTGTTCTTGAGATGCTTGCAAGACCTCCAAATGCAGAGTCAGGCCCTGGGAGACCACAGGCAAGGCCTAGGCAGCATCAAGATGCTTCACCAGCTCAAGGCAGGACACAGTCGGCTCCATCTGAG AAACCGGTGGCCCACCAGGATGCAAACTCTGTCCGAGCAAAGCTGGAACTCGCCAAGAATGCGAAGCTAGAGGCCACTAAGAGAAAGCTTCAGGAAGGCTACCAAGAATTTGATAATG CGAAGAAGCAAAGAACCATACAAATGGTGGATCCGCAAAATTTGCCGAAGCAAGGGAACAACCGGACTTTCCAACCTAGTGGCAAGCCAAGGAATAACAGCAACATCAACAGCAACCGGAATTGGTCAAGATGA